actgtgaaaaagtggaaaacaCACCTAATCGAAATAACCCAACCGTTcctgcgctcgtctatggaacctatactgccgtgaatcgcatatctgtcccatctttgctgggtttcctattcatatgggacaaatatgcgattcacggcagtatagtgtCTATACTAAGGTGGGGCGAGATGGGTCAATGTTATGGATTTTATATAGGTTCGGGCGAGAGAGCGCAAACGTGTTCGTGAAATGTCGGAATTAGTAACAGTGTTCGTTTCGCACGACGCCGGCGGTGGCTCGGGTGCCGGAAACAAAAGAACGGTGACGTCAAACTCACACCTCATGAATGAAATTTGGTGTGAGTTTGACGTCAGCAATCAGCTGATCAGAAATGTTTACACTTTTTGAGCTACTAATACGAACAAAAGGCACGCTCAACCGGAcctgaataaaataaatgacaATGGAGATGGGTCATCTGGTAAGATGAGTCAGTGCCGTTTTTGAGCAACATAAATTTTAATGCAACATGTGGGGCaacatggtcattttttcaaatctaaagtttttttaaactattctGGTCCCAACAAAATTTTGGCCCGGTTAATTGCTTAATCACTTTCCGTACGTGTTTGAAGTTTGGGaaagtatatttttgcattttacaaaatcacatacgtccttttgaataagtacccgagatatataaaactcaatgtttgtatgtttgtgtgtatgctccagtctaacttctgaacccattattgtattgtttagttatcgatcaattctagaccaacatttgaaaagggcgtaacagccaaaatttattccttctgattctttttccacatatatagctttatatgtagacgaagaatcagaaggaataaattttggctgttacgcccttttcaaatgttggtctagaattcaaccatttatcgaaatcatggtttgaccagtgaaaagcaatgattaatgtgtttccttctggatggtgaatgtgatcccttctttaaaaatagacgtttgccgggaataaggcatcggtggatgtttttccttcttttccaTAACACcattgatttcctccaaaacaagcaaagcataattgtaaaaattgattttgcttaatttttaacgTGCTTttcaccagttgtcgcactagtggtcccaatttggccagtcccataagaaaacaatgggatttgccaaataaggtaccaaaattaagaatagtgttacaactggtgcatgcgtttcTATTATATAATccattttgaggataataacacatttgtttgtggttttcacagctgttctaagttgtgcaggaagtaaaacctttcgcttgatagaTAAAGTCCatccacatgccttttacttattttttaaaaaagtagttgttcttatgtatggcgacaattggtacacccaccctagtcATACATTCTCCAATTGTTAAAAAAGATGGAATGTGCCGAAGCAAGTTCATTCGCAGAACAAGTACACCATTAGAAATCCCCAGAAAGTAGTGCTTCCATGTTTCATTCCGGATAGAAATAACTTCTTCGTACTTGAACATATTCTCCTGTACGGCACTATGGCTAATCGTGGCGGGTAGATCGTGAATTCTAACGACTACCGCCTCACTGttgttgtaccgaaaggctatatgatcactccaaaaacgaacttttgataggagccCCGGAGACCCGTTATATagcgttatataccaatcgactcagctcgacgaactgaggtgatgtctgtatgtgcgtatctatgtgtgtatgtgtacaaattttagacagtagacacactttttggaacttagcattatccgatttacttgcaacaggttccattcgacggaggatcttgtcccattgtttgctatcgaaaattggccagatcgcacTATGGGATCAGGAGCTATGGccaatactattttttatgccctaaacacgctaaaaaatactcatttatattttagtattttttgcacgagaaaggcaccaacaccgctaagtggattaatcaaggtttttttagtgtttttttgcacgagaagaaacaacgccgctaggtggatttagttttttgttttttttttaagttttttttggtAGAAATGAAAACTCTGCCGGGAATACAATTTGTAACCGAAacgtgaataacttttcatttaAAGCAACATTCATCTAAAGTAGAAAATCGTACCCTGTAAAATATAACTTGGTTCCACTGATACAACTCACTCATAATATAAACGTcaacttttttatttcttttactAAGCGCtacaacattttataaaaaaatatcaatcattGTGCGTATCGTTTCAGCTGATGGAATTATTAAGGTCCTGGTATGTACGGCTACCCTCGCCTGGGGCGTGAACCTCCCTGCCCACGCAGTTATCATCAAGGGCACGGAAATATACGATTCCAAACATGGTACCTTTGTGGACTTAGGCATACTAGACGTTTTGCAGATTTTTGGACGAGCTGGGCGACCCCAGTTCGATAAAAGCGGCGTGGGAACGATCATAACGACACACGACAAGCTCAACCACTATCTGTCACTATTGACGAATCAATTCCCAATTGAGTCAAACTTCATCCAATGTTTGGTGGACAATTTAAATGCAGAAGTTACGTTGGGCACGATCAGCAATGTCGACGAAGCCATCGAATGGTTGAGTTACACCTATCTGTTTGTGCGGATGCGAATGAACCCTCAGTGCTATGGGTTGAACTATCAAGATCTTCTGGACGATCCAACGTTAGAGCGCAAACGTCGGCAGCTGATCAATACGGCAGCGATGGCACTGGACAAGGCACGGATGGTGCGGTACAACGAACGTACCGGGGATTTGAACGTCACGGATTTGGGAAGAACAGCATCGCATTTCTACATCAAGTATGATACTGTGGAGGTTTTCAATGATATGCTCAAGCCGATAATGAACGAAGCAGATATTCTAGCTATGATGTCAAACGCGCAGGAGTTTGAACAGCTGAAGGTGAGAGACGACGAGATGGATGAACTTGATGAGCTAACGAGGATTTGCTGTGAGGTTCCTGTTCGTGGTGGAAGCGAAAACATTCATGGAAAGGTGAACATTTTGATGCAAACGTATCTTTCGAAAGGATTCGTGCGATCTTTTTCATTGATTTCCGATATGTCGTACATTACGCAGAACGCTGTGAGAATAGCGCGTGCATTGTTTACAATTGTTATTCGACAGAACAATCCTATCCTGGCAGGAAGAATGCTGAACATCAGTAAAATGTTTGAACGTCAGATGTGGGAATTCATGACTCCCATGTATCAATTTCCTATACTATCGTTTGATGTGGTGGAGAAAATTGAGCAACGTGGGCTAAGTGTATTAGCGTTGAGAGATATGGAACTGAAGGAGATAGGGGACATGCTTCGGAATCATCGACATGCCCAAGTTGTGAAGCGATGCGCTGAAGAATTTCCGTTGTTGGAAATCGAAGCATCTCTACAACCCATCACAAGAACTGTGCTGAGGATACGAGTGTTTATCACACCTGCGTTCAAGTGGAATGATCGTGTACATGGTAAAACGGCTGAATCGTTCTGGTTGTGGATCGAAGATCCAGAAAGCAATTTTATTTATCATTCCGAATATTTCCAAATGACCAAGAAGCAAACTATGCGTCAAGAAGTTCAGGAACTGGTAATGACCATTCCATTGAAAGATCCCCTTCCGCCACAGTATTACATTCGAGCCACCAGCGACACATGGTTAGGGAGTTCAAACCTCGTTCCGTTATCGTTCAAGCACCTCATTCTCCCGGAAGTACATCCACCTCACACTGAGCTGCTGCCATTACAGCCATTACCTATCACTGTGCTGAATAACCGGAAATTCGAAACGCTCTACAATTTTACCCATTTCAATCCTATACAAACACAAATCTTCCACTGTCTTTATCATACGGATAACAATGTTCTGTTGGGAGCTCCCACCGGATCCGGTAAAACGATCGCTGCGGAAATCGCCATGTTCCGTGTTTTTAAAACACTCCCCAAAGGTAAAGTTGTTTACATCGCCCCGTTGAAAGCACTTGTCAAGGAACGAATCGATGACTGGAAAATACGTATCGAACAGAAGCTGGGTAAAAAAGTCGTTGAATTAACCGGCGATGTCACGCCGGACATCAAAGCCATTCGGGAGTCACACGTCATAGTCACAACGCCGGAGAAGTGGGACGGCATTAGTCGATCTTGGCAAACACGTGACTACGTGCGAGATGTGGCATTGATCGTAATCGATGAAATCCATCTACTGGGAGAAGATCGTGGCCCAGTACTGGAGGTGATCGTTTCCCGGACAAATTTTATCGCTTCGCACACCGAACGTACGCTGCGGATAGTGGGATTATCGACGGCTCTTGCCAACGCTCGAGATCTAGCAAACTGGTTGGGCATCGGAATGATGGGTCTGTACAACTTCAAGCCATCCGTTCGACCGGTTCCGCTGTCTGTTCATATACAAGGATTCCCTGGGAAGCACTACTGCCCTCGAATGGCCACTATGAACCGACCCGCTTTCCAAGCGATTCGCCAATATTCACCTTGCACCCCTGCCTTGATTTTCGTGGCATCGCGCAAACAAACACGCATTACGGCGTTGGATTTGATAGCCTTTCTGGCCGGGGAGGATAATCCAAAGCAATTTTTGCGCATACCAGAACAGGAAATGGATCAGATTTTGATGAATATTAAGGATAATAATCTTAAGCTGACGCTTGCGTTCGGTATTGGTATCCATCATGCCGGTCTACAGGAGCGTGACCGTAAAACAGCCGAAGAATTGTTCCTTCATCGGAAGATTCAGGTGTTGATCGCAACGGCCACTTTGGCATGGGGCGTGAATCTGCCGGCACATTTGGTGATCATCAAAGGAACAGAGTTTTTCGACGGGAAGTTGAAGCGGTATGTAGATATGCCTATTACAGATGTGCTACAAATGATGGGACGTGCCGGTAGACCGCAGTTTGGCAACGAAGGAATCGCGTGCGTTTTTGTACACGATGTGAAAaagaacttctataaaaaattcCTGTATGATCCGTTCCCAGTAGAGTCCAGTTTGCTAGAGGTCTTACCGGACCACGTGAATGCGGAGATCGTAGCTGGGACCGTACAAACTAAGCAGGGTGTGTTGGACTATCTGACGTGGACATATTTTTTCCGACGATTGTTACGTAATCCGGCTTACTACAAACTGGAAGACATTGAGCAGGCTCAAGTCAATTATTTCTTATCTTCCTTGGTGCAAAACGTACTAGATACTTTGTTGAGAGCGGGGTGTTTGGAGATTGCAGATGACGATCGCGGGTTGAATCCGACTTCGATGGGCAGGATATCATCGTACTATTACATGTCGCATCAGAGTATGAGGCACTTTGCAGATCGACTAAGTCACGATATGAACTTCGAGGATCTGTTACGAGCCATGGTGGATGCTTGGGAATTCGAACAGCAACCAGTGCGGCACCACGAGGATGTGTACAATACGTAAGTatgaaaaaatcaaatgtaTTTTTCTACAGGTGTTTGTTTATTTGAATATCGCTAAGctgggtgtcaggccatttggccgaatgccgtctggccgaatgccgtttggccgtacgccatttggccgaataccgtttggccgaacgggtcgtttggccgaatgccgtttggccgaatgccgtttggccgaatagttgaaattctccgaatgaagaaaaaatgaataagaaggaaagagaaagaagaaagaaccacagaagaagaaagaatgaaggaaaaaagaaaaacaaaagaagtaggaagaataaagaagaaagaaggaagatagaagacggaagaaggaagaaggaaaagggaagaagggagaaggaagaaggaagaaggaagaaggaagaaggaagaaggaagaatggagaaagaagaaggaagaaaagaagaaggaagaagcaagaaggaagaaggtagaaagaagaagaaagaaggtagaaggaagaaggaaaaaggaagaaggaagaatgaagaaggaagaaggaaaatggaagacggaagaaggaagaatgataaaagaagacagaagaaggaagatggaagatggaagaaggaagaaaaaagaaggaataacgaagtaggaagaaggaagaaggaagaaggaagaaagaagaaggaagaaggaagaaggaagaaggaagaaggataaaagaaggataaaagaagaaggaagaagaaagaaaagaagggcgttcggccaaatgaccctttcggccaaatgacattcggccaaacggcattcggccaaatgaccctaaaccctaAGTTGGGGTGTACCTGACACCACAAACAAACAaacgtaacagctagaacaatgTGTTATAATATCCATCGCCCAGTTACTTTtaccggtgttgaacttaatctagaattaaaaaaacacctaaataaagataaaaaacagTTACTTTACCACATGTTGCACGAAATATagtttagtacgacaatgtcaacagaaggcgctagtgtgagatcTCAAATACAAAGGTATCCGATGCGCGGGCCCCTGGTTGTGAAACTCTCaagcagttgaatttaaaacgaccgttgagcTTATGATCGATGGGAACttcatcagtgttacgtctgtttgtcggTGCTGACACCTTGAAAATTTGAAACATAACCTAAACCTCATCGAACCAGGCTACGGACGCCTTTATATCGTGTCCTTTTTGTGTTATCATGGTGCAAGATTCTTAAACGCTTTAAAATATAATGCAGATAACAAAATGTATTTTGCCGCAAAACTTCTAACGTCAAACCAATCTGTCACGCCAAATGTCATCCGCCTGCCAGCTGTTGTCAGTTTGTCATTTTCCATTCTGTTCCAATATGAATTGAGTTATTGATTCATACAAAGACATCAAACGTGAAATATTTAAAGAATTACAAAtataaaagtttgattttgatttgtatgaagctCATTGCTCCCGAACAAGAATAAATGGGTAATGCTATTAAAATCATGTCATTAGCTTTTACATACCTATATGATGGCAGACTAGAGCAAGTAACTCAGTAttatcccaaaaaaaaaattccattgataCTATCTAGTAGAGAGTAGAAAAATCAATTCACTGTCGATTCAAAAGTCACCCATTATCTACTTTCAAAATGAAAAGTTCGAACTTCCGAAATTAATTGTAGAGCTGTGAAATTGAAATCATGCCCCACAATCCGAAAACACGTTTTTAATACAGAGAGGCAAAAATTTGGCATTGCTTTGCTTTATCCCAATGTATTTTCTacaattataataaataattattgttataatttcataatgttctttattctttatttccaaCTTAAATTTATTACTTCATAGGGGTAGATTAATCTGTAATAATTGTGGATCCAGACATTTAATTGTTCTTATTTTGAATCCATCCTATGTTGTCTTTGGGGTACGATtctttattaatttaatttatcgGCTAGATAGGAacgaatcattattttgttctggaataaaaattcattaaacATTTTGGTCAGATACTGCAGCCGATTTTCACTCCACTGCAACACGGACCGATCGCAATAGCGTTGCCCACAACACTTGAATAGTCGCACTGATCTCGGAGTCTTACTGTGGCTCGCCACCATCTCATCATGTGGTCCCgtttctttttgcaattgcaatCCACATTGTTTGACGACATCCTTCCGTCGACATTCCTAAAAACATGTTTATCTATCAGCAATAGAAAAGCTAACATATAGGAATCTTTGTATCGAActtacatttatttttttcctatGGAATCGCCTGCCTTGGTGTAGGGTCCCGCGGAATACACTTTGTTGGTTGAATTTTGCCTGCTCCGTCATTCAGTCCAAAACTGTCACATCGCTGTCTGTTCGGAAATCAATTTATTCTGATAAAGTTGGTACAATCAACGTCACTATCGCGCACATATTTCGGTTGACTTTAACACTATTCGCCAGCCTGGGATGTTTGCTTGTCACTTCTTTCCAAAGGTGTGTTGATCACGCCTGGTATTAACATAGGAGCGAAAGAAACACTTGCTGCTCTGAACTAttactacacacttaattttttttaccgggatctcagcaaaatggtcaacttttaccgagattcgcccagccgtgccccagcaaccatgttttttgccgagatttctgtcaaaattgctgaaaatcagcaaatattttgccgaaaatcaggtaacaaacgtcatttctgttgaaatatcagttttttattttgctggcgcacggctgtgcgaatttttgccgagctgcagaaataaaaactaagtgtgtagcaCTATTATTTAAAGAAGTTAGATTTGAAACGTTTTGTTATTTGCAAACTAATTTGCGAAACCAAAATGAACTGATTtgcgaagtatttttgtttgttttgatttcgctcTGATAGATTCTTTCTGCAGATTTTCCCATTAGAAATCTtgttggaaagaaaaaaaatagagaaatcgacattgttgtttcaaaagggcgaaagtcgcaaacgtaaacattgacttcttctgctgatttcaggaagattagagacttctggtggtattttccacttccgtttgatagaaggcgcggagcgccaccagttccaagtggttgttagctgggagtggtcctagttgttgaggaatttgcaggaaaaggcattgtttacgtttgcgacattggcccttatgaaacaaccgtgtcgaaatgtcaaaaaaataatcgCGTGCATGCTGCGTTCCTGTGGGGAAAAGCGGTGACTTTGCGGGAGCTTTCGCCGCAAATGAGACGCGAGTCGACGCCGCGCTAACGCAAGTGCGTGTGCATGATTCTATGTGATGTTGGGTACTTCCTACCGCAAATGCGTGGACGCCGCGTGCACGCAAGttcaaaaccgctacgtggacatcggccctaagacATTTCTTTGTGTTACTGAAATTCAGCAGTCAGCTTTGCCACAGCTTTCGGCAATTCAGAAATTAACCGAATGTGTTACACATCcgtcaaaaagaaaaaaaaattcgcgccTTATTTATGTATCGCTTACACGTgaaacggaagaaaaaaaatcatctttcaaaaattttcctGTAAGTATTCAATCGAACCTCCGTTTCCTGttaaatttcaaatcattttcagcataccgtgacctgccctaattccacgcatcgcctaataccgtggttttcataaaaaaacagaacctggctatcatggacatcacattatttggtgaaatgttcaaacataataTGTAGCCAGGTTctgatgcgcggaattagggcaggttaCGGTACtagttttattcaatttcagtgGATTCACAAAGATCAAGATGCCTTCTGCGCTGAGGAACCAAACTCGACATGTTGGGTCACCGTCCAGGAACATACGGAACCGCGGAGTAAGTGCGACAAACCAGGAGCAACAATTTTCGCGAGGCAATGCACAGTCGCATGTTCGTGGCAACGATTCTGTGGTGTGTTGGTGCAGACggtacacggccgtgtaaaaaaaatccgtgtaaaaacaaaatcgggtGTAATGGAAAAGCAAATATAGAACAGCAATTACATGTTTACATTTTGCTCAAATTGCCTAGCTGAGGGTTTATATAGTGTATTCTATGCGTACCGCAATTAAGGGAATGGTGTGATAGACATGGCTTCAAAAATGTACATATATCCAGATTTGGACATCGCATCACGCCTTCTAGAATTGTGCAATGTGGCTCAATGACATAGATATTTATTGTTTTCGGCACAACCTTGAATTATTGGCAAGTAGAGTTATTAGACTGgactgttttgtttctgatttttgaTTTAAAACTCCCTTTTccgtcatgaaaaaaaaaatgcggttTTTTCAAGTCTTGTAGGATAAACGTACACCTGGTgctgaaaaaaagtttttttttgcaactagttgcacaaactagtATTTCAGTATATATTCAGTATCAAACTAGTATAAATCTGCCTATAGAAATAAAGGCAATTTTTGTATGTAAATGTGTGGAATTTGAACAAACAGATTTTACTTCGTAATGTTGTTTCTGACATATACTTTCTGCATCTGAACAATACGATAAAACTTAATAGGATCAAAATTTACATTTGCAAGTTTGATTGATGAATCGAAAGAAAATAAATATCTGAAAATCACTGTTAAACTTCAAATGTTGTTTGCTTGTAAAGAGCGTCATTCAGTCACGTCAGTCATTTTCTTTCGAGGAGTAGATTAATATTGCTAGACGCAATGTAAACGTCCCGGAATATTTGAAGAGATGAACCAATTCAACTGCTCCACCGACAGCAACAATCTTCACTCTAACAGCTGCATGATCatctatagacgaatccaagtaaaaataagaagaagacacacgacggtgttaactttgacagatcctacagcacagcataggaagatcattttaaaatgctagcattagcattgagcaattcgcacaaattcgtaggtggtacaagctatagatagtagaatctatagatgagcgaaagcatggctgaatcgatttttttgcccgtgcacacgcgcatatgacgtcacagcccttaacgtttccattgaaatcgtgacgtcatgctcgtttggagacacgtttgacagttcgtttggagacagaggatttatcttcgctcatctatatattccactatctatagtacaagccaagactattgtatgagagtagcatcacttacatccgttaccacagatattaatttgggactaatcattaTCTCTTAGATGGCAGCAttgcactttccaatagtcaagatctgtcctggccacgtccttgcgaatgctgggaaaggggaaggatggttagttggacacctacttaagaaagatgcagagaactctacgacctatCATAGGttccacgggaggttttgggattgtgtggaagattataacagtaggaatcgttttggtagaacgtgaaaacagaaagaactaagatagaaatacaaagtatgaAAGggtcgagcctggaattgaacccgcaaccttctgcttataaggcagaagcggcagccactagaccaccgagctcgtctaggaagatcattttaaaatgcttattataaattctagataaaatgtaattaaaatctgattgatgtatgatacggaaaaagttccgaactgtatgatagatacatttatggaaaatattcaaaaaattgagataagctttcagatacgtaattcagaactttttccgtaccgtacataaatcagattttaattacaatttgtctagaatttattacaagcattttaaaatgatcttcctatgctgtgctgtaggatctgtcaaagttaacaccgtcgtgtgtcttcttcttatttttacttggattcgtctatagatACGAACCTCAAGAGAATCTTCACAGCCGCCAAATTAGCCACGGTTGGACATTGCGGCAGATGAAAGCAAAAGAGTAGAAGAAAATGCAAAATGCATGAAAATGATGTTGTCTTCTTGGATTCTATCACTTAGTGGGTCGACGTCCTATTCAAAACTGGAGCTAGTGGGCGAACTAAATTGgttttattgattgatttttaaactgttttattgcttttataaattgactaaatacgtacagggcatcgtttgctgttattgccgcggatattgtgggagtcccagatatccggttcacgctttagtaagcaacggtggctcttctagaccttctattccctgagtagttattacgaataagggcgtccttgtgaagttctGTTGTACCTGTTATGGACGACTAGTACATCCTATTCCCAATACTTTCTGAAGAATCCTTTTctgcttcagaagtgaatcctttttgtagtactagtcttcgtaacaaaaagggcaccattacagagcatgagatctgatcaaattattcgtagtactacttgaccaacaccccagctgggtgaggggtagaggatgacgcacacacacacacacacacaattgaaatattaaataaattttcatctgtaaataaaaaaacactaaGGTTAGGTACCTGATTATATATTTGTACTTTATTTCAACAAAACACAaacgttcaattttttttttactttctagCGATCTTTCCAAGTTGTGTAGATTGAAAATCGATCCTCTTTCGGTGGATAATCCGCACACCAAGGTTTTCCTACTGATGCAGGCCCATATGTCTCGACTGCCTCTTCCTAACTCTGACTATGGAACAGATACGAAATCTGTTCTGGATCAGTCCATACGAATCATTCAAGTAAGTAAAATTGGTTCTAAACTATTTATCAGAAAACCATACCCAGAATGTTCCCTATTTCAATGTAGCTCGAAAGTCTCCAGGCAAATTTTCAGACAAATCGATGAAGATTTTAAAGACTTTTACTTAAAAATATCTTCtgaatgataagaaaattattttgagctttttagtggaatgttttcacctgtcgtaagacgagtttgaacagtcccattgaattccaccactttaagtggtggaattcaatgggactgttcaaactcgtcttacgacaggTGATCTTCTAAATGCTTGATTTTTTTCTCCACATAATAGCAGCATTAGTCGTTTATTTCCTCTTTAGAATATTGTCTACGGCTTTGTCATTTATACTGACATGGTGTCCATTCagtcgggatttttttttagactTGTTAATGTTAAAACTGTGAACTGTTAAAATAAATTGggttaagttagagtttgcattggCCTATTGTAAATTGGCCCGATCGAGAGACcgagacgagttaagtactctccatttaattccaccaatttttttcaatatctttgcagatacgtatttcgaccacaactgtgtggtcgtcttcagtgtacttgactcgacttggacaaaacaaacgcaacttacactatttatactacgctaccTAATTTAATCttatttagcattagcattaagcaattcgcacaaattcgtaggtggtacaaggactattgtatgagagtaacatcactttcatccgttaccacagatcctgatttgggactaatcactatctcttagatggaaacaatgtactctccaatagtcgagatctgtcctggccacgtccttgcgaatgctgaggaagggtaAGGATGGTTAGTCGGACGTCTAGtaaagaaagatgcagagaactctacgacctctcataggtgccacaggatgttttgggattgtgtggaaggttataacaataggaattgttttggtagaacgggaaacacagaaagaactaagatagaaatacaaagtaggaaaaggacgagcctggaattgaatccACGACCTCTTACTTATAAAGCAGAAGCGGTAGcaactagaccaccgagctcgatGCTACCTAATTttatcttatttgcctactttatttacctatacagttaataacttctcgcttaacttttcaaaaggacctaagtaacattttttcatgaattaatttgagtaccgtcaactggggggaagatgatcattga
The nucleotide sequence above comes from Armigeres subalbatus isolate Guangzhou_Male chromosome 3, GZ_Asu_2, whole genome shotgun sequence. Encoded proteins:
- the LOC134224077 gene encoding activating signal cointegrator 1 complex subunit 3, producing the protein MGDLPKLSRSMRANTDLDIRRVLISRAEDRPKIQMFRSKEAKSGVSWKELKLFINQKVDPKEASVLTNQLRDLWNHCREMLGSEENAVLVDEAAIFILRLFMDQKIVMLKHTSRIKKVFGQVPNALINKMCVLVSTMSNHLNENCRKYLEETEKENHDCSESAWGGHIKCCMPSGLDGDVSLLTDLTPVQPLEMKSAAHFSMKYDSKKVEQQQPGPSSSKPVDEKYSRSWLTKQMSPDLIDNLVELLKCGKSNDELQGELFDFLGFDKFELIEELLQNRKLIIERVKAIAQINVFKEKAAKKLEAMQHAPSYLMPVMIQSESEKQLRKQVNKEEKKLKKFLNAVGGEEEDEELDPMKMRLNYQQSLLMAAQMAPLLDDRPPRIVAPRPPTHVKYPNVFDSYSEAKAHVGFIAGGKLMLPDNVERNDTKVYEEVKIPATEPPPLSIGNNRIQVGSLDEIGQIAFKGCKELNRIQSIVYPAAYHSNENLLVCAPTGAGKTNVAMLTIVNTIRQFVDQGVIHRDQFKVVYVAPMKALAAEMTANFGKRLLPLGISVRELTGDMQLTKTEMQQTQMIVTTPEKWDVVTRKGAGDVAFISLVKLLIIDEVHLLHGERGPVVEALVARTLRLVESSQSMIRIVGLSATLPNYIDVARFLRVNPMIGLFFFDSRFRPVPLSTNFIGVKSLKALQQLSDMDIICYDRCIDMVRQGHQVMVFVHARNATVRTATIIKEFAQQKGHIQLLTPESNPEYGNAIKAISKSRNKQLVELFQNGLAMHHAGMLRQDRNLVEKYFADGIIKVLVCTATLAWGVNLPAHAVIIKGTEIYDSKHGTFVDLGILDVLQIFGRAGRPQFDKSGVGTIITTHDKLNHYLSLLTNQFPIESNFIQCLVDNLNAEVTLGTISNVDEAIEWLSYTYLFVRMRMNPQCYGLNYQDLLDDPTLERKRRQLINTAAMALDKARMVRYNERTGDLNVTDLGRTASHFYIKYDTVEVFNDMLKPIMNEADILAMMSNAQEFEQLKVRDDEMDELDELTRICCEVPVRGGSENIHGKVNILMQTYLSKGFVRSFSLISDMSYITQNAVRIARALFTIVIRQNNPILAGRMLNISKMFERQMWEFMTPMYQFPILSFDVVEKIEQRGLSVLALRDMELKEIGDMLRNHRHAQVVKRCAEEFPLLEIEASLQPITRTVLRIRVFITPAFKWNDRVHGKTAESFWLWIEDPESNFIYHSEYFQMTKKQTMRQEVQELVMTIPLKDPLPPQYYIRATSDTWLGSSNLVPLSFKHLILPEVHPPHTELLPLQPLPITVLNNRKFETLYNFTHFNPIQTQIFHCLYHTDNNVLLGAPTGSGKTIAAEIAMFRVFKTLPKGKVVYIAPLKALVKERIDDWKIRIEQKLGKKVVELTGDVTPDIKAIRESHVIVTTPEKWDGISRSWQTRDYVRDVALIVIDEIHLLGEDRGPVLEVIVSRTNFIASHTERTLRIVGLSTALANARDLANWLGIGMMGLYNFKPSVRPVPLSVHIQGFPGKHYCPRMATMNRPAFQAIRQYSPCTPALIFVASRKQTRITALDLIAFLAGEDNPKQFLRIPEQEMDQILMNIKDNNLKLTLAFGIGIHHAGLQERDRKTAEELFLHRKIQVLIATATLAWGVNLPAHLVIIKGTEFFDGKLKRYVDMPITDVLQMMGRAGRPQFGNEGIACVFVHDVKKNFYKKFLYDPFPVESSLLEVLPDHVNAEIVAGTVQTKQGVLDYLTWTYFFRRLLRNPAYYKLEDIEQAQVNYFLSSLVQNVLDTLLRAGCLEIADDDRGLNPTSMGRISSYYYMSHQSMRHFADRLSHDMNFEDLLRAMVDAWEFEQQPVRHHEDVYNTDLSKLCRLKIDPLSVDNPHTKVFLLMQAHMSRLPLPNSDYGTDTKSVLDQSIRIIQAMIDITAERGWLVSTLRIQQLMQCIVQARWIDDPVVMCLPNVESHNVHVFKHVKLDHPFLTLPALKERCHRKYENLAGPLRQEFEEPEIEQIYKVLCSLPSINVQLSIRGPHKDDLNADRSVNQPQTRETWMEIYAGQEYVLNVQMIRLGSFETLNIHCPKFPKGKDEGWFLTLGHQADAELIAMKRCTYRSNKSSHQLCFHAPCRLGRCIYTVYLMSDGYIGLDQQYDIHLVVVEPPKMINELNEVDDCDYFRLQKL